The following are encoded in a window of Actinomycetes bacterium genomic DNA:
- a CDS encoding SulP family inorganic anion transporter: MDVVPLPLRKYERAWLATDILAGVTLAAVAIPETMGYTSIAQTPLVTGLYTVIFPTIAFALLGSSRLLVVGADSATAAILAAGLGGLGIAGLTPGSATWLAWASLVALLCGAMLLAARLLRLGFLGDFLSASVLVGFLTGVGIQVLTGQIPDMLGVPKPSGNWFQQQWDTLKALPQTNLATLAFSLGALLIIVGFKRFLPRVPGSIVAVVLSIVVATVADAGAHGVALVGSVQGGFPPIGLPHGLTWSDIPLALGIAFACFVVIVAQSAATSRSFALKHGQRVDINRDILGLSASNLAAGLSGTFVVNGSPTKTEILDEQRGRTQVANLTMSAVVLVVVLVATGLLANLPKPVLAAIVFLIGYGLIDGNGLKLINKRRRSEFVIACATGFVVFGVGVEQGIILAVVLSILELVRRQYRPADFVVGVDQDGQPTYQMASPGLQSLPGLVVFRYDADLFYANANRFTDDVEALFQSAPDPVHWLVLDCSSIDDVDYSAGIALGGLIDYVHAHAAHFAIVRADAGLIRTLELYGLLDKFGRSRVFGNLEDAFDAYRADPSPHTPDERRAR, from the coding sequence GTGGACGTCGTCCCCTTACCGCTGCGTAAGTACGAGCGGGCCTGGCTCGCCACGGACATCCTGGCCGGGGTCACCCTCGCCGCCGTGGCGATCCCGGAGACGATGGGGTATACGTCCATCGCTCAGACGCCGCTCGTCACCGGCCTGTACACGGTGATCTTCCCGACCATTGCGTTCGCGCTGCTCGGTTCGTCCCGGCTGCTCGTCGTCGGCGCCGACTCGGCAACCGCGGCGATCCTGGCTGCCGGGCTGGGTGGGCTGGGCATCGCCGGGCTGACGCCGGGATCGGCGACCTGGCTGGCCTGGGCCAGCCTGGTGGCCCTGCTCTGCGGGGCGATGCTGCTGGCCGCCCGGTTGCTGCGGCTCGGCTTCCTCGGGGACTTCCTGAGCGCGTCGGTGTTGGTGGGCTTCCTGACCGGCGTCGGGATCCAGGTGCTCACCGGCCAGATCCCCGACATGCTCGGGGTCCCCAAGCCGTCCGGGAACTGGTTCCAGCAGCAGTGGGACACGCTGAAGGCGCTGCCGCAGACGAACCTGGCCACGCTCGCGTTCTCCCTCGGCGCCCTGCTGATCATCGTGGGGTTCAAGCGGTTCCTGCCCCGGGTCCCCGGGTCGATCGTCGCAGTGGTGCTGTCCATCGTGGTCGCCACGGTGGCGGATGCCGGCGCGCACGGCGTTGCCCTGGTCGGCTCCGTCCAGGGCGGCTTCCCGCCGATCGGGCTGCCGCACGGTCTCACCTGGAGCGACATCCCGCTGGCCCTCGGGATCGCCTTCGCCTGCTTCGTCGTGATCGTTGCGCAGAGCGCGGCGACGTCGCGCAGCTTCGCGCTCAAGCACGGCCAGCGGGTGGACATCAACCGCGACATCCTCGGGCTCAGCGCCAGCAACCTGGCGGCCGGGCTCTCCGGCACCTTCGTGGTGAACGGAAGCCCGACCAAGACCGAGATCCTCGACGAGCAGCGGGGACGCACCCAGGTCGCCAACCTCACTATGTCCGCGGTCGTCCTCGTGGTCGTCCTGGTCGCCACCGGGCTGCTCGCCAACCTGCCGAAGCCGGTCCTCGCCGCCATCGTCTTCCTGATCGGCTACGGGCTCATCGACGGGAACGGGCTGAAGCTGATCAACAAGCGACGTCGCAGCGAGTTCGTCATCGCCTGCGCCACCGGGTTCGTCGTGTTCGGGGTCGGGGTCGAGCAGGGCATCATCCTGGCCGTGGTGCTGTCGATCCTCGAGCTGGTCCGGCGGCAGTACCGGCCGGCCGACTTCGTGGTCGGGGTGGACCAGGACGGCCAGCCCACCTACCAGATGGCGTCGCCGGGACTGCAGAGCCTCCCGGGGCTGGTGGTCTTCCGGTACGACGCCGACCTGTTCTACGCCAACGCCAACCGGTTCACCGATGACGTCGAGGCGCTGTTCCAGTCGGCGCCCGACCCGGTGCACTGGCTGGTGTTGGACTGCTCCTCCATCGACGACGTCGACTACTCGGCGGGCATCGCCCTGGGCGGGCTCATCGACTACGTGCACGCCCATGCTGCGCACTTCGCCATCGTCCGCGCGGACGCGGGCCTGATCAGGACGCTCGAGCTGTACGGGCTGCTCGACAAGTTCGGCCGCAGCCGCGTCTTCGGCAACCTCGAGGACGCCTTCGACGCCTATCGCGCTGACCCGAGCCCGCACACACCAGACGAGAGACGTGCTCGCTAG
- a CDS encoding NAD(P)-dependent oxidoreductase produces the protein MVDEDPSGRRVGWIGTGRMGYALADRLAKARLDVAVWNRTRAKAEPLVRSGATVVDDPVELADRDIVLTMVSTDGDLEQVIDQLLADAGRTPTHVVDCSTVSAECSARVRTRLADRGATFVAAPVSGNGKVVKSGRLTLVCSGPQEAFDAVRPVLELLGSHVTYVGSDEHARLVKICHNLLLGVVTQNLAEITVLAEKGGIPRAAFLEFINNSVMGSAFTRYKTPALVNLDFTPTFTPVLLRKDFDLGLRAAGELGVPMPVVAAAREPVQAVIAQGHGKEDFAVLLRLQAEVSGLELVSEDVVVSDGLETAG, from the coding sequence ATGGTGGATGAAGACCCGTCGGGGCGGCGCGTCGGCTGGATCGGGACCGGCCGTATGGGCTACGCCCTGGCGGACCGGCTGGCCAAGGCTCGGCTCGACGTCGCGGTCTGGAACCGCACCCGCGCCAAGGCCGAACCCCTCGTCCGCTCAGGGGCCACCGTCGTCGACGATCCGGTCGAGCTCGCCGACCGCGACATCGTGCTCACCATGGTGTCAACCGACGGCGACCTGGAGCAGGTCATCGACCAGCTACTGGCCGACGCTGGACGCACTCCGACCCATGTCGTCGACTGCTCGACCGTCTCGGCCGAGTGTTCGGCCAGAGTGAGGACCAGACTGGCAGATCGTGGTGCCACCTTCGTGGCTGCGCCAGTGAGTGGAAACGGCAAGGTCGTCAAGAGCGGCCGGTTGACTCTCGTGTGCTCCGGTCCCCAGGAGGCGTTCGATGCCGTCCGCCCGGTGCTCGAGTTGCTGGGCAGCCACGTCACGTACGTCGGGTCCGACGAGCACGCACGGCTCGTGAAGATCTGCCACAACCTGTTGCTCGGCGTCGTGACCCAGAATCTGGCGGAGATCACGGTCCTCGCCGAGAAGGGCGGGATCCCGCGCGCGGCGTTCCTCGAGTTCATCAACAACAGCGTCATGGGCTCGGCGTTCACCCGGTACAAGACGCCCGCGCTGGTCAATCTGGACTTCACACCGACTTTCACACCGGTGCTGCTCCGCAAGGACTTCGACCTGGGTCTACGCGCCGCCGGGGAACTCGGCGTGCCTATGCCCGTGGTGGCTGCCGCCCGCGAACCGGTACAGGCAGTGATCGCCCAGGGCCACGGCAAGGAGGACTTCGCGGTTCTCCTCAGGCTGCAGGCAGAAGTCTCCGGACTCGAGCTCGTCTCAGAGGACGTTGTCGTGAGCGACGGGCTCGAAACCGCAGGCTGA
- a CDS encoding Xaa-Pro peptidase family protein, with translation MGVDFEERVEFGRLRKYRLSRARAALNNSQLGAILLFDINNIRYVSATMIGEWARDKVARYTLLTRTGEPIVWDFGSAAKHHRLYSPWIEPSNSRAGMLGLRGAVAPDAGLIAAAVAEIYAILVEQGVATMPLGVDIAETPMILELQRIGLEVRDAQQVMLDARLIKSADEIMLLSTAAAMVDGVYQDISEALKPGVRENEIVALANKRLYEMGSDDVEAINAVSGERCNPHPHNFSDRLIRPGDQAYFDIIQSYNGYRTCYYRTFAVGRSTPSQRDAYTKAREWIDLAIDMVRPGVATDEIARLWPKAEDFGFENEMAAFGLQFGHGLGLGLHERPIISRLNSLDHPVELQEGMVFALETYCPASDGHSAARIEEEVVVTANGAQLLTLFPAEELFIANKY, from the coding sequence ATGGGAGTCGACTTCGAGGAGCGCGTGGAGTTCGGCCGACTGCGGAAGTACCGGCTCAGTCGGGCCCGCGCCGCCCTCAACAACTCCCAGCTCGGCGCCATCCTTCTCTTTGACATCAACAACATCCGCTACGTCTCAGCGACCATGATCGGCGAGTGGGCGCGCGACAAGGTAGCGCGGTACACGCTGCTCACCCGAACCGGAGAGCCGATCGTCTGGGACTTTGGATCCGCGGCGAAGCATCACCGTCTCTACTCGCCATGGATCGAGCCGTCGAACAGCCGAGCCGGCATGCTCGGGTTGCGTGGAGCGGTGGCGCCGGACGCGGGGTTGATCGCGGCGGCAGTCGCTGAGATCTACGCGATCCTTGTGGAGCAGGGCGTGGCCACGATGCCGCTCGGCGTTGACATCGCAGAGACGCCGATGATCCTCGAGCTTCAGCGCATCGGCCTCGAGGTGCGGGACGCCCAGCAGGTCATGCTCGACGCCCGTCTGATCAAGTCCGCCGACGAGATCATGCTGTTGTCCACGGCGGCCGCGATGGTCGATGGCGTGTACCAGGACATCAGCGAGGCGCTCAAGCCAGGCGTCCGGGAGAACGAGATCGTCGCGCTGGCCAACAAGCGGCTGTACGAGATGGGCTCGGACGACGTCGAGGCGATCAACGCGGTGTCCGGGGAGCGGTGCAATCCGCATCCGCACAACTTCTCCGATCGGCTCATCCGCCCCGGTGACCAGGCGTACTTCGACATCATCCAGTCCTACAACGGCTACCGGACGTGCTACTACCGCACCTTCGCCGTCGGCCGGTCGACCCCGTCCCAGCGGGATGCGTACACCAAGGCCCGGGAGTGGATCGATCTCGCGATCGACATGGTCCGGCCGGGGGTGGCGACCGATGAGATCGCTCGGCTGTGGCCCAAGGCTGAGGACTTCGGTTTCGAGAACGAGATGGCGGCCTTCGGGCTGCAGTTCGGCCACGGTCTGGGCCTCGGCCTGCACGAGCGGCCGATCATCTCCCGGCTGAACTCCCTGGACCATCCGGTGGAGCTCCAGGAGGGCATGGTCTTCGCACTGGAGACCTACTGCCCGGCCAGTGATGGCCACTCCGCGGCGCGGATCGAGGAGGAGGTTGTGGTGACCGCCAACGGGGCACAGCTGCTGACGCTCTTTCCGGCCGAGGAGCTGTTCATCGCCAACAAGTACTAG